The sequence AAACTGAACGAGAACGCTGTTATGTAGAATCCGCACAGCTTGCTCAAGCCCTCCATGCCAAGGGACAGTTTCTATCTACTGCCCCGCTCCACTCGATCGCAACAGCAACGAGTGTGCAGGTTCGCAATGGTAAAAGTCTCGTGACTGACGGCCCGTTTGCTGAAACGCGCGAACAGCTCGGCGGGTTTTTCTTGATTGATGCTCAGAACCTCGATGAGGCGATCGCGATCGCGGCTCAGATTCCAGGAGCACGAGTCGGCACGGTCGAGATTCGTCCGGTGCTTGAAGTTGCAGGTTTACCGGAGCATCAGTGACCGTACTCTCATTGTGAGACTGCTCTACCTGTGAGTGGCAAACCAAATAGCCACCACACGAGACACCAATTCGGAGGATCTATGGCAAATGACATCACCGAAATGACCCATGAAACGCTAATCAGAGAACTGTTAGAAAAATGGGCAGCCGCAACCCGCATGGGAAACCATGATGAAGTACTGGCTTCCCATGCATCCGATGTCACGATCTTCGATGTGCTGCCTCCGCTGAAGTATGAAGGAGCCGATGCCTATCGCAAAAGCTGGGATGAGTGGCAACCCACCACTGAAGGCCCGGGTCTATTTGAGATTCACGATCTCAAAATTACTGCGGGTCAGGACGTAGCATTCGCGCATTGCTTTATTCAGTGCGGGGGCATTCAACCCAATGGCATGACATTCGAGGACTGGGTCCGTGCAACGTTTTGCCTCCGCAAGCTGGAGGATAGGTGGTTAGTCACTCATCAGCATATTTCAATGCCAATCGGCAAACAGTCAGGAAACAGTTAGTCAGGAACCTGTAACCCTAACGAACTCATTTTGTCGTTAGTCCAAATCCTAACAGCTAAACTTTCTAACCACCGAGTCTCACCCTCAACCCATAACAAATCCATTAGACGCAACCAGGAAGTCCCCATGAAAATCAATCCTTATCTCATGTTCAACGGCAACTGTGAAGCAGCATTCCAGTTCTATGAGCAATGTCTCGGTGGCAAGATTACGATGATGATGACTCACAA is a genomic window of Trichocoleus desertorum ATA4-8-CV12 containing:
- a CDS encoding YciI family protein, coding for MKYILLIYMAEDVLSETERERCYVESAQLAQALHAKGQFLSTAPLHSIATATSVQVRNGKSLVTDGPFAETREQLGGFFLIDAQNLDEAIAIAAQIPGARVGTVEIRPVLEVAGLPEHQ
- a CDS encoding nuclear transport factor 2 family protein → MTEMTHETLIRELLEKWAAATRMGNHDEVLASHASDVTIFDVLPPLKYEGADAYRKSWDEWQPTTEGPGLFEIHDLKITAGQDVAFAHCFIQCGGIQPNGMTFEDWVRATFCLRKLEDRWLVTHQHISMPIGKQSGNS